AGGCCGGTAAAACCAAGGATGCGCGATTCGGTCAGGCCGAAGACGAACAGCAAAACGATGATGCCGCCGAACACCAGGGAATAGAAACCAAACCAGCGGGCGCGCAGGGATTCGGTGATATCCAGCCGGGCGGCACGGATGAAGGCGCCCATGTCACGACGCCCCGTCGGTGGGCGTGATGCATTGGGTGGGTGAGCCCCGTTCCAGCACCGTCTTTTTCAACTGGGCGAAGTCGACGGCACCGTCGCGCTTATCGGGCACGGCACCGAAATTATGGGCCATGGGCGATTTGCGGCCTTCCAGATACCAGGCGGCCTTGCCGTCGAGCCAACCGCCTTTGTCAGAATCACCCACCCAGAATTCGGTCGCCGGATCATCGCCGAAAGGCTGCTTGGCCATCCACAAGATGGCGTCGCCCAGATCGTCGAACTTCCACACCTTGCCCTTGGGACCGCCGCGCACCTGGGCGGCGAAACGCGGATCGTCGACGATCATGCCGCAATGGGCGCAGTTTTCCTTGCCCCAGCGCACCTCGACCGGACCGGTGCCCTTGTCGGTGCAGGCCGGCAGGGTGGAGACGGCGATGAAAGCGGGCAACAGGGCCAGTACCCGGCGGCGGTTCATGCCACACATTTTTCGGCCTCCTTCAATTCCAGCCCGGCAAGGATGCCGGTATAGCGCGACAGCATGCCGAGAAAACGCAAACGGTCGGGACCGTTGACCATGCCGAGCCAACGCAGGCCCGAGCCGGTGAAGCCCCATTCGGTCAGGGCGCGGGCAAAGGCCGCATCCTCGCGCGTCATGGTCAGGGCGCAGGTCAGACGGCTGGTCATGTCCACCGCATCGGCGACGCGGTCATCCAGCGCCACCTTGCCCCGGTCCATCTCGATCACCCGGTTGACCAGGGCGGCCACTTCGTCCAGGCGATGGCTGGTGATCAGCATGACACCGTCGTCCTGGCGCGCCGCCAGCAGGCGGAAAAAGATGTGCCGGGCCTCGGGGTCCAGATTGGCCGCCGGCTCGTCCATGATCAGGATGTCGCTGGCCCGGCCGAGCGCGATGGCGATCAGGGTCTTTTGCTTCATGCCGCCCGACAGCTTGACGAAAGGCAGCTTGCGGATGCGGCCATACTCCAGCCCCAGATCGGCCATCACCGCCACCATCGCCTTGGGGTCGCTTTTGCAGATGCCGGCGGCGAAGCCGATCAACTCGCCCACCGGCATCTTGAGGGGTGGCGGAATTTGCGGGACGAAGCCGACACGGGCCAGCACGGTACCGCGATTGTCCCGGGGCGCCAGATGATCCACCAGCACCTGACCGTCATGGGTGTATTCGCCCAGCAGGCAGCGGATCAAGGTGGTCTTGCCGGCGCCGTTGGAGCCGACCAGGGCGATGCGCTCGCCCTTGTTCATCTCCAGGCTGACATCGTCGAGCACGCGCGACCGTTTGAAGGTCTTGGTGACGTTCTTGAAGGAAATCATCCCCCTACCCTCCCGCCATGCCGGAAGCCTGTGAACACGTCTCCACCTTTCACCCCGTCATACCCGCGCAGGCGGGTATCCAGGAGTCGCGGAAAAGGTGGTGGTGCACCCTCTGGACTCCCGCCTTCGCGGGAGTGACGGTGAGACGATGTCCACATGGGTTCCCCCTACAGCAGCTTGTCGAGACCCTTGACCTCGAATTTCAGCGAACCGGTGGGGCAGACATCGACACACAGGCCGCACCGGGTACAATCGGCGCCGATGCCCGAATGCATCCGCGTCGCGAAACCTTTCTTGGTCACGTCCAGCACATGCGGCACCAGACAGACCTTGCGGCACTCGCCTTCGTGATGGCAGTCCTGGGGCAGGTAAGCCACCCTGACCGGACTGACCGCGCCGACCACCGCATAGGTAATGCCGATGGGGCACATGTAGCGGCACCACAACCGCCTTGAGTAGAACACTTCCAGGACCAGCAGGAACACGACGATGGTCAAGGCCCAGGTCGGACCATAGATCATGGCCCGCGACAGGATGCCGGTGGGCGAAATGGTCTCGAACACCGTATAGCCCGAAGCCAGGGCGGACAGGGCGAAGATCACGTACAGAACGACGCGGGTGCGCCGGTGCAATTGGTGGTCCTTGACCAGTTTCTTCGCCGCCAGCTTCAGGTGCAGCGCCTCGGCCCATTCGGCCAGCAGGTGATAGGGGCAAACCCAGGAACAGAAAGACCGACCGCCCAGCAGCCACCACAGGATCAGCACGGTGGTGGTGCCGATGACCAGATTGATCAGGATGGTCTTGAAGGCCAAGGTGACCTGAAGCGCCGAGTTGAGGTCGGCGAAGTGAAAGCCGATGACGCGCGACGCGGTCAGCGCCCCTTCGATCAATTGCACATCGAAGCGATAGGACGCCACGAACAGCAGGTTGACCGCCAACAGGGTCAGCCAGCGGCGATTGCGCCAAGTGTGGACCTTGTGCGCCTCGTGCGTCTGGCGGTTGATTTCCTGGCGTTGCTCGGGACTCATCTTGCAGGCGCGCTTGGCTTCGTGCAGCGCGCGTGACTCGGGGCTATAGTCTTCGGGCCGCGGCTTGACGGGCTCGCGCCCCAGCATGATGGCCAGGGATTGGATCAGGCTCATGATGCCCTCCATTGCGCACGGGCATCGATGACGATCGCCGCCGGCTCCACCGGGCAGATCATCTCGCACATGCCGCAGCCGACACAGGATTGACGGATTTCCGGGGTGCGGCGCTTGTCGGCGGCGTCAGTACTCATGGGGACCAGGGCGATGGCCCCTTCGATGGGGCATTCGCGCACGCACAGGTCGCACAAATCCAGGTCATAGGGATGGTCGGCGATCTTGATGGGGTTCCAGCGGTCGACCTTTTCATAGCGGTGCAGGCCGGGGAAATCGGCGCCGCGCGCCTGACCCTTGAAGCCCAGGCCTTGGCGGGCTAGACAGGCATCGGGCTTGTCCAGCCGGGCCAGCCCCATACGCACCTCTTCCTTTTTCGAAAGCTCGTGCGTCAGGGCGCCGGTGGGACAAGCCAGGATGCATTGCACCGCGTCGCAGGAAAAATCGCAGGCCTGGGCCCGGCCATCCAGATAGGGCACGCCGATGCCGAAACCTTCGTCGATGTCGCCCAGGACGATGGCTTCGACCGGGCAGACCTGGACGCATTGGCCGCATTTGATGCAAGCGGCCAAAAAGTCGCTTTCGGCGATGGCCCCGGGCGGGCGCAGGCGCGGGGCGGCGCCGCGCGCCATGGGCAGCCAGCCGGCCATCCCGGCCCCCACGGCCATGCCGCCCAGCAGCAGCGAACGCAGGAAACGGCGCCGCGCCTCTTGCGTCACATGGGCGGGCGGCGGCGGCCGTTTGGGGGACTGGCTCATGATTTTTTCTCCGTCTTGACCGCCAGACGCGGGTGCTCGTCCTCCAGCATCAGTTCCGGTTCGCTGAACGGCGCCAGACGGTCGAGGAAGTCCAGCACCTCGAGGACCGGCGCGCCCTTGAAGAAGCGGGTATTGGGTACGTCCATCCACACCCGCCCGGCATAATTCAGCACCCGGTGCGGGGTGTCGCCGATGCCGTCGCCGTCGCGGTCGAAGCCTTCGTAGCTGTCCCAGGCATTGCCGTCCCAGACGTTGCGCTTGGCCGAGCCGCCGCCGAATACCGCCACCTCGGTCATGTTGGCGGTCAGGGTGTTGGTCTTGAACTCGTTGCCCTGCCAGTCGTTCAGGAACGAAATGGCGATGTCGTTGAAGGCGATGCGGTTGTTGGTGATGGTGTTGACGGTGTCGGGCTGAAACGGCGAGACATCCAAAAAGATGCCGTTGGCGCAATAGATGATCTCGTTGTTTTCGATCAGCACCGCGCTGGCCTCTTTCAACGAGATGCAGGTGCCGGTGGCGCCGACCGAATGGGAGATGACGTTGCCGCGCACGATGTCGCCTTGGTCGTACATCATGGAAATACCGACAGAATTGTCGGTGAAGGTGTTGTTTTCCACCAGATTGTCGGCGGCGAACATGAAATGCATGCCGTAACGGCCACCGCTGGAATGATTGCCGGTGACCCGGTTGCGCTTGGAATACCACAAAACGAAGTCGCGGCTGTCCTTGACCACGTTGTCTTCGATGGCATTGTCGTCGGAATACCAAAGCCGGATCGAATCACCGCGCAGCCCCAGATCCATCTGTTTCGAGGTGATGTGATTGCGGCGGATAACGTTGAAATAGGATTGCTGAAGGTCGATGCCAAACAGGGCGTCGTCGATGCGGTTATCCTTGAGGACGTTGTTGTTGCCGCGCACCTGGATGCCGGCATCCTCGGAATTGTGGTCCGACCCGGTACCGGTCAGGTGAAAGCCCTTGATGGTGACATTGTTGGCCTTGACCAGCATGACCGAGCCGGTACCGCCGGCATCGATGGTCACCTTGCCGTCGCCGTCCAGGGTCAGGGGCTTTTCCACCGCCACCTTGCCCAGGTAATGGCCGGGCGGAACCACCACCACCGCGCCTTCGGTCGCCGCATCGATCAGGGATTGGATGGTCGAGGCCGGAATCACTGTTGGGGTCGATGGACCCGCCACCACCGCCCCCACGGCCATGGGGGCGGCGGCAAATGCGGCGAACACAAAGCGGCGCCAAGAGGAGGAGAGCGCGCCGGTGATCATGTTCGCCATCATCGCCCGCTCCTAGCGCAAGGACTTGCGCCGCAGCAGGGCGGCCAGGATCAGGCAGGCGGCACCGGCCAGCAACAGCCCGAAACCGTAATGGGGATAGGAATAGGTATAGAACTGCGCCACCTTGCCCTGACCGAAGACGGTGGGCATGAACGGCTTGACGGTAAAGGCGCCCCACGGGTGCAGATTATGGCCGAACCACCACAGCCACGCCGAATAATCGGCGACGAAGGCCAGCGGAATGACCATGCCCGAGGCCGGCAACACCCACCAGAACGGGCCGGAATAGAACAGGAAGGCCAGCAACATCACGCCCACCAGCGAAAACAGATAGGGAGCGGCCTTGATTTCCAGGGCGGCGCCCTTCTCGATCGGTTCCATGCCGATGAAATGGTTGATGACGTTCATTTCATGGACGCAATCCAGCGCCTCGTCCTCGTAGACGTCGGCATCCTTGGACCGTTCCACGCAGCCGTTGAACACGCCGTTGACGTGGAAATGAATGCGCACCCCGTCGGGAAAGGTATGTTCGGGATAGTTCGGCGCCTTCAGCGACACCCACCAGATGGGCGAGAAATAGGCCCCGGCGATCAGCAATCCGGCGATGACGGTCAACGCCCGAAAGGCAAGGATCAGCTTGCCTCTGTCGTGGATGTGCATGGCAACCTCGTGGTTTTGGGGTTCCCGTCGCCCACGCGGGGGCGACGGGAGAAATGGTGAGATTTACTGGAAGTCGGGGTTCTGCCAACCCTTGGTGCCGATCAGATTAGCCGGCGGCTTGATGCGCGAGACGTAATCCAGCACCGCCTTGGTATCGCGGTCGGTGAAGGTCTTGATCTGCTGGACCATGTCGGGATTGGCGTTGCGGCGCTTGCCTTCCTTGATCCACTGGTACTGGCGGATCAGGTAATTGTAATGCTGACCTTCCAGACGGGGATAATACTTGTCGTTGTTGCCTTCGCCGTGTTCGCCGTGGCAACGGACGCAATTATCCTTGTAAAGCTTCTTGCCGTGTTCCAGATCCTTGCCGTCGCCGACACCCGGCTCGGGGTTCATCTTCAACTTCTGGATATAGGCGGCGACGTCGGCGATGGCCTGCGGACCGCCGATCTGGTCGGGTAGCGCGAACGGATACATGGTCGGATTGTCGCGGTTGAGCGCGCGAATGTCGGCCAATTGCTTGATGATTACCTTGGGGTGCTGGCCAGCCAATTGCGGGAAGGTGCCGTCGGTCTGGCCCCAGCCTTCCGGCAGGTGGCAGGCGGCGCACACTTCGTAGACGTCGCGGCCATTGACCAGATCGGGCTTCAGATGCTCGGCCTCGTCTTTTTCACCGCCATTGGCGTTCCACTGATAATCCTTGTCGCCCAACAACTTGCCTTGCGCCGGCTTGTCCTTGGCGCCGGCGGCCCAGGATTGGTCGATGGTGGCGGTGCCGATGGCGGCGGTGGCGACGAGCGTCAGGGCCACGACCTTGAAAATAGTCTTCATTTCGCGCTCTCCAGATATCGTTCTTTAGACAATGCTTATACCCCCCCGGGTTTGGGCATCACTTGACGTTGGCTAAGAATTCCGAGATGGCGGCCAGTTCTTCATCACTGACCAGATGCATGACCGGCTGCATGGTATTGGTGCCGCCGTTCTTGCGGATGCTGGTCTTGATGTCGGTGGCCTGACGGGTCAGATAGGCCGCGTCCTGGCCGGCCAGATAGGGATAGGTCTTCATGATCGGCTTGGTGCCGTCCTTGCCGTGGCAGGCGACGCAGGTCTTAGTCATGTACAGCTTCTTGCCCGGATGGGCCGGATCGCCCTTGCCGACGATGGGGCCGAGACCGGCCAGATAATCGGCCATGGCCCGCATTTCCGGCTCGGTGACGTCTTCCAGGATCGGCTTCATGGTGTCCACCGACAGGCCGTTGGCGCGTGCGCCGCCCTTGATGTCCTTCATCTGGTTGAACATGTAATCGGCGTTCTGGCCGGCCAGACGGGGATAGCCCGGCTCCAGCGGCGTCTTGGCGTCCTCGCCGTGGCAGGCGGTGCAGCCCTTGTCGGCGAACAAGGCCTTGCCGTCGGCGGCGAAAGCCGGCGTGGCGGCGATGACGCCCAGCACGGCCAACACCGCCAGCGATCTGGTTTTATTGACAATCATCAACATCTCCTTTGCCCCTTAGTCAAAGGGGGCGGATTTCTCCGCCCCCAGACCTTGGTTTCTTGTGAAAATCCTGAAGCTTTACTTGACCTTCTTGGCCCCGTTCTGCTCGAGGAAGGTCTTGGCCCGCAAACCGATGTCGGCGGTCTTGACCTGGTACTGGAACCACTGTTCCGCCCACAGGAAGGCGTTGTGGTAATCACCCTTGGCCGCGAACTCTTCCGACTTGGCCTTGGCCCCGGCGGCGAAGTTCAGCTGATCGGTGGCGTCTTCCACCAGGGCGACCACAGGGGCGAAGTCCTTGTAGTTGACGCTGGTGATGTAGCCGACGACGCTGTCGATGACCTTTTGCGTGTCGATATTGGCCTTCACGCGGGTGTCGTAATCGGCCTTGGCGTAGGTCACGCCTTCCTTGGCCTTGGTTTCGGTGGCCTTGTAGCCAGCCGGCTGCACGATCAGGTAACCCTGCATTTCAAGGTGCAGGGCCGAGCAGAACTCGGTGCAGTAATAAGGATAGACGCCGGACTTGTTGGCCTTGAAGGTGGCCGAGGCGGTCTTGCCCGGTTCCAGCGACAGGTTGACGTTGTGCTTGGACACGGCGAAGCCGTGGGTTTCGTCCTGGGCACGTTCCAGGTTGGTCAGGTGCACGGTGACTTCGTCGCCTTCGGTCACTTCGATGATTTCAGGCGTGATGTGCGAGCGGATGACCGAGCCGAACACTTCCACCTTGCCGGGGCTGCGTTCGATGCGTTCCTTACCGGCACGAACGGCAGCGGGGTGCTTTTCCTCGGTGCGCGAATCGGTGCCGTGCGGATAGCGCACATGCGGCTTCAGCTTGTCGGCGGCGATGGCCACCGCATAGTGGGGTTCACCCAAGGGCAGCGGCATGTCGTAGAGCAGCTGCATCTTGTCGTTGCTGGCGTCGATCAGCTGGTGGTTTTGCGGATGCAGCGGGCCGACCGGGTTGAAACGGTCGATGGCCAGCTTGTTCAGCGCCACCACGTATTTGCCGGCGGGCTTGGCCGAATCGCCTTCCATGGCCATCAGATGGCCGATGTTGTAGTGGATCGACACCTTGTCGATGATCTTGCCTTCGCAGAAATCCCACTTGGCCAGCATCGAGTCCACGTACAGCGAGGTATAGGCGACGCAGGGCTTGGCATCATACTGGGTATGAAGCGGCCCGAGGCCCAGTTCCACCTGCTTGTGGATGGTTTCCTTCATGTCGATGATCGGCACACCGTATTCGTCCTTGCCGGTGAACTTGCCGGCCTTGATGGCGGCCTGGATCTTCTCGAAGGAGAAAACGGTGACGTGGCTGTCGAGCTTGCCCGAGACGGTCAGCAACTTGCCGTCGGGGGTGACATCGACGCCGTGCGGCGACTTGGGCTCGGGGATCAGGTACAGCATGCCTTCCTTGATGGCGGTCGCCATCTCGATGACGGCATGGCCGTTGACCTTCTTGAACTTGCCGGCCTTGAACAGTTCCTCGCCCTTCTTCCAGTTCAACACGTGCAGGAAGTCGGTGTCCTTGGCCGAGCAGCCGGCTTCAAACGGCGGACGACCGCGTTCGATGCCGCCGACATAGCGTTCGGAACAGAAGGAATTGGTGAACGACCAGCCGTCCGATGGACCCTTGCCGAAATCGGACAGATCCTGGCTATAGGGCGGCAATTCGACCGAGAACGAGTTTTCCGGGTCGATGCGGCCCTTTTCGCGGTTGAACTTCCAATAGGTCACCGCGCCGCGATACTTGTCGTTGAACTCTTCCAGCGGCACGAATTCACCGCCCAGGGGGGCAGCGTATTGCGACGCTTCGATGATGTAATCGGTATTGGGCGAGACGAAGGCGCCGCCGTGTTCCGACTGCATGATCGGGTTCTTGACGATCTGCTTGGTCTCAAAATCCTTGAGGTCGATCACCGCCAGGCGCGGCGTGTTCTTGTCGTTGATGAACAGGAACTGACCGTCATACTCGCCATTGGTTTCCGAGATGGCCGGATGGTGGGTATCGCCGAAAGTGATGGCACGGCCATCGACGGAACCGCCCTCGGACAGAACCTTCTTGGATTCGTCGTCATAGCCATAGCCCTGCCAGGGCTCGGGGGTGAAGACGCCGATATACTTCAAGATGCGCATGGACGGGATGCCGTACACGATCACCTGACCGCTTTGGCCACCCGACGAGAACACGACGAATTCGTCGCGCTTGCCGGTGGGCGTGTAGGTCTTGGCTGCCGCCAGCACGTCCTTTTCATTGAGGCCGCGGCGCTTCATCACATCCTGCAGGGATTCGGCGGCCAGGGCTTGGCTGGCAGTCAGCGCGCCAAAGGACACCGTGGCGAGCAGGCTCGCCACCTTCATTGTACGATTCATTTTCCCCACCTTGTTTCTGTTAAAAGGGGACAGAGTTACCCAAACACTTCGCCAGCAAACATGCGCGCCCGCTAATGACCCAGCCGTGACCTTGATCAAGTCGCGTGAAACGGTGATCTGCTTCACTGCCTTCAACGATGACGGCAAGCGGAGTGCACGTGATGAAGCTCGGTTCCCTGATGCTGGCTGGCGCCCTGGCTTTGGCGGCGCTGCCCGCACAAGCCCAGGAGTTTTCCGGCCGCTTCCTGCTGGAAACCCACGACGGCAAGCGGGTCAATGACGAAAGCTTCAAGGGCAAGGTGCGGATGATGGCCTTCGGCTACACCTTCTGCCCCGACGTCTGCCCGACCGCATTGTCGACCATGGCCGCCGCCCTTGATCTGCTGGGACCGCAACGGGCCGAACAGGTGGTGCCTTTGTTCGTCACCGTCGATCCCAAACGCGACACGAGGGCGCAGTTGAAGGACTATATGTCCGCCTTCGGCCCCAGCTTCATCGGCCTGACCGGGACGGTGCAGATGACCGACGCCGCGGCCAGATCCTTCCGCGTCCGCTATGAAATCCACCAGCCGGCAGACAAGGATAGCGACCATTACGTGGTGGACCATTCCGCCGGAATCTTCATCATGGACAGAAACGGCGGCTTCGCCGCCAAGCTGGGCCACACCGCCAATGCCGAGGACGTGGCCGACCGCCTGCGCCAAGTCATCGACGGAGAAAGCAAGTGATCCTCAGCCGCCGCCATTTCATCGCCGCCGCCCTGGCGGCCAGCACATGGCCGGCTTACGCGGCCAAGGTGGCGCAAGGGCTGTTCATCACCGATCCGGCCAAGCCGTTGGCCGCAATCGATATCCGCGACAACCAGGGCCAGCCGGCAGGCGTGGCGACGTGGCGGGGAAAACCGACCCTGGTCAATCTATGGGCCAGTTGGTGCCTGCCCTGCGTCGCCGAATTGCCGGCGCTCGACCGGCTGAAACCGATGATCGAACCCGAGGGATTGCGGGTGATCGCCCTGTGCCTGGACCGCTCGGGCGCAGTGGGCGCGGTCAACACCTATGCCCGCCTGGGCATCAAAAACCTAGCCGTGCATGTGGATCACGAGCGCAAGGCGGGCGAGGCCTTCGGTGTGGCGGTGCTGCCGACCACCTTGCTGCTGGATGCCCAAGCACAGGAAGTGGCGCGCTTCGTTGGTGGCGCCGCCTGGGACGGGCCGGAATCGCTGGCACTGCTGCGCGCCCTGATCGCCGGCAAGAAACTGGAAGCGGCGATGGGCCCGCCCTTGGTCAAGCCCACCGCCAATCCGTGAGGCTTAATGCTTCATATTGGCCGGCATCTGCTGCATGTGCTGCATGTGCTGGCCGTGATCCATGGTCATGGGGGCAGCCATGGAACCGACGGCCACCACCGGCATGTCCAACTTGATCTCGCCAGCTTTCTCGAACTTCAAGGTGACGGCGACCTTGTCGCCATCCTTCAGGGGCGCGCTCAGATCGATGAACATCACGTGGTCGCCACCGGGCTTCAACTCGGCGCTGCCGCCGGCAGGCACGGTGATGGCATCGACCTTGCGCATGCGCATGATTTCACCGTCCTTGATGTGGGTATGCAGTTCCACGCTCTTGGACACGTTGGCCGAGGCGGCGATCAGCTTGTCATCCTGCTTGCCGGTATTCTTGATGGTGACGAAACCGGCACCGGCACTCGCCGCCTTGGGGGTGGCGCGGATGAAGGCGCCCGACACTTCCAAATCGGCGGCCAGAGCGGGAAAGGCAAAAGCAAGGGCGGCAACGGTCAACAGCAACGTCTTCATGGTGTGGTCCTTCGTTCAGACACAAATGGGGCGCATGCGGCCAAATCGGGCCGCGTCGTGACGGAAACATGGTGACAAAATCGGGATTATCAGGCGGCGGGCGGGGCGCGGGCCTGGGCCGGGCCGAAAATCCCAAAGGCGACGAACGATCGGGCGTCATCAGGCAAGCGAACCCGGACCGCGCTCTCGGTGGGGAGAGTGAAGTGCTGGGGCGGTACCGCGCCGTTGGCCAATTGCGCCGCCTGACAGATCAGGCAGCAACCGTCGTCTTGATCGGGAAGTTCCGCCCCGGGGGGGACGACAAGGTCGATCCCGCCCCTGACATGGCAGACATACACGCCCAGCGGACCGGCAACGCCGATTCCGGGGCCGGCGCCCGAAACCAGGGCCAGACCGGGCGTGGTCGAGGTGAACAGGAATCCCAGCAAGGCCAGCAGCGCGCCCAGGTCGCGGAACAGGCCGCGCCCTCGGAACAGGCTGAGAATCTGGTTGCGCCAGGGTAACACGTTCGCTTTCTCCTCGATGATCAGATTAGGGGGAAGCAACCCCCACTGATTTGACCACGGTCAAGAGTGGCCGCTTCCCCCCCATCCCGTCAATGCCCGGTATGCCCCCCATGACCGGCATGGCCGTCCATGGGCATGGCGGGCATGGCGGCGGAAGGGGCGGCACCGATGCCGTTGGCCGCCTGCATGGCCCGGATATAAGCCAGGATATCCTTTTCCTGCCCGGCCTTGACGCCTTCCGGCTTGGGCATGTCGCCGAACTTCCACATATGGCCCTGGGTGCCGTTGCCGATCACCTTGAGCACCTGGGTGTCATCATGACCGCCCCCGGGGGCGTACCACGCATGCAGCAATGGCGGCCCCTGGTCGGTACCGCGCAAGGACGGGCCGTGACAGCTGGCGCAATTGGCGGCGAACAGCCCCTGCCCCACGCTGGCGCCCGCATTCAAGGCCGGCTGCACCAGCGCCTCTTGGGCGAAACGGGCGGAAACCGCCTTGCCGCCGGCACTGAGCGCCAGCACGGCGACCACCTTGTCGGCGGTTTTCACCGGCGCTTCGCCCACCAGCCGGTCGCCGTCGGCCCGCAAGGTGATTTCGCTTTTGGCCCCGCCGAGCAAAAGCGTGACCTTGCCGGTGGCCGCCACCGGTTTTTCCGCGTGGTCGCGCACCCACACCCGCAATCCGCCGTCGCGGATGGCGAATTCCACGTGCAGGTCACCGCTGGCGGCGGTCTGGCCGCCATAGAACGGCGTCGCCGCCTGATGAGCGAAAGCCGGAGCCGACAAAGTGGCCAGGACAGCCAAAGCAAACAAAGATTT
This is a stretch of genomic DNA from Magnetospirillum gryphiswaldense MSR-1 v2. It encodes these proteins:
- a CDS encoding DUF2946 family protein; amino-acid sequence: MLPWRNQILSLFRGRGLFRDLGALLALLGFLFTSTTPGLALVSGAGPGIGVAGPLGVYVCHVRGGIDLVVPPGAELPDQDDGCCLICQAAQLANGAVPPQHFTLPTESAVRVRLPDDARSFVAFGIFGPAQARAPPAA
- a CDS encoding cytochrome c encodes the protein MNKSLFALAVLATLSAPAFAHQAATPFYGGQTAASGDLHVEFAIRDGGLRVWVRDHAEKPVAATGKVTLLLGGAKSEITLRADGDRLVGEAPVKTADKVVAVLALSAGGKAVSARFAQEALVQPALNAGASVGQGLFAANCASCHGPSLRGTDQGPPLLHAWYAPGGGHDDTQVLKVIGNGTQGHMWKFGDMPKPEGVKAGQEKDILAYIRAMQAANGIGAAPSAAMPAMPMDGHAGHGGHTGH